CGGATGCACGGTAGTGGTCATGAAACCTCATGGGTTCCCCTGTTTTCTCCCTAAGTTCTGTGGTCCGAGGCAGTGAGAGTCACAAGATGATCGACTTGTCCGGGAATCCAGTGCTTCGGATCTATTACACCTCGAGGGTAGGCATTTCCTGCACACCCCGCCCCTCAGGCTCTTGGCTGTGGGAAGCCCTGGGCTGAACCCTGGTCCTAGACTAGGAGAAGGCAAGGGCACAGAGCAGGGCCTGCCCAGTCACTCCAGGAGGAGGGGCCTGTAAGCTGAGGTGTGGAGGAAGAGGATTGGTGGGGAAGGCCTGTGTGAATTACTCCAGGGAACAAGTGGGAATGAGGCCTGCAAAGAGGAGGGACtgaaagaggagagggagataAGCCAGAGAGGTTTGCAGGGCTGGAGTGTGGACTTGATTTCAGGAACACAGGCAGCCTctggaaggatttttaaaaagataatggctaggcatggtggctcatgcctgtaatctcagcgctttgggaggctgaggtggggggattgcttgagaccaggagtttgagaccagcctgggcaacaaagtgagactctgtttccacacacacacacacacaaacccttgAATTagcttagccaggcacagtggtgcacgcctgtagtctctacttaggaggctaaggtggaaggattgcatgagaccaaggtttttttttgttttttgagacaaagagtctcactctgtcacccaggctggagttcattgGCGCGTTaccggctcagtgcaacctctgcctgctgggttccagcgattcttgtgcctcagcctcctgaggactaCTAGGAGTCTAGGACTACTAGGactacgggcatgcgccaccacgttcggctaatttttgtatttttagtagagagggatttcgccatgttggccaggctggtctcaatctcctgacctcaggtgatctgcctgactcagccacccaaagtgctgggaccacaggcatgagccaccgcgcctggctgagaccaggagttttgaggctgcagtgctatgatcataccactgcattccagtctggatgacagagcgagaccctgtctctaaaaaagaaaaaaaataataatctgctGAGATTGCACCCTCATTAGTGCTGGGGGGCAGGGGGTGGCACACGCCTGCCTCTTGCTAATGTGGTCTGTTTGCTGTGTGTGCAGCCTGCTCTGTTCACCTTGTGTGCTGGGAATGAGCTCTTCTACTGCCTCCTCTACCTGTTCCATTTCTCTGAGGGACCTTTAGGTATGAGATGAGGGGCGGGGCAGGAGGATGGGAGGGGGATCTGGGCTGCCCAGGGAGATGGAGGCCCCCTCCTTCAGGCCCCGAACTTCCCTGCTGCCTTCCTGCAGTTGGCTCCGTGGGACTGTTCCGGATGGGCCTCTGGGTCACTGCCCCCATTGCCTTGCTGAAGTCGCTCATCAGTGTCATCCACCTGATCACAGCTGCCCGCAACATGGCTGCCCTAGACGCAGCAGACCGCGCCAAGAAGAAGTGACGCAGGAGCCCCGGGTCCTGGCTGCCCACCTACCCTGGGAGTCTTGCTGTGCCACACAGCTCCCCACCCGCTGCTAGGAGGTCCCAGTCTCACGCCTTCCTCATGTGTTGTTCTACCTGCTGGGATGGGGGTCAGCCTCTCTTTGGTGACGTCATGTTCTCTGGGATCCCAAGAACCCAGGCCTCAAATCAGGGAGGTTACGCGGGAGGCCCCATGCATACAGGCGGTGCTCCTGGGGTGCCAGCACCGGGCAGTGTCATGCCCTGCTGGCTCAGCCCTGGGGTCCGAGATGCTAGGGACAGTTGAGTGAGGGAGATGGTGTGAGGGCCGCGTTTCCCGAAAGGCAGGGGAGTCAGACCTCCGCCCCCAGCTAGAGCAAGTCTGGGGCACCGTGCCTGGGAGGGAAGAAGCCATCCACAGCCTTCCCCGTCGCCGGCTTCTCTGTCCTGCCTACCCTGGTCCTGGCGGGACTTCACTATTTGACTTGCTTTCCTTTCAGATATTCTTGGCTCAGGGCCTGGGTTGAGGGAGCTTAGGGAAGGACGTCCGTCTGGGTGCTTTTCCTCCAGTTTGCTGGCTGGCTTCTCCGTCTATCCACAGTGACCTCACAGAGAGGCCCTCCTGCCTCCCACGCTCATGCAGTGTCCCCCACTTGTTTGATCTCACTGACCGTCTACATGTATTTATATTCTTGGTATTTTCTACCCTCActggaatgtaaactccatgaaggcaCAAACTTTTCTTGTTCCCTTCTGTATCCCTAGAATAAGACCAACCTGAACCTGGCATATAGTAGCTGCTTAATAAATATTCGTCTGTCAGTGAGTTGGTTTCTCAGAGTGTGGTCCTTAGACTGCCTGTggaatatttctatttctcttttttctttccttttcttttctttctttctttctttcttttttttttttttttcagagacagagtcctactctgttgtccaagctggagtgctcaccgtagccccaaactcctgacctcaagtgatcctcccaccttagcctcccaaagtgctgggattacaggcgtgagccaccaagcctggctggatatttctttaaaatgcaaattcaagccaggtgtggtggctcacgcctgttatcccagcattttggaaggccaaggttgggtggattgcttgagtgcaggagttcgaggccagcctgaccaatatggtgaaaccccatctctacaaaaaatacaaaaattagtcgggtgtggtgacatgtgcctgtggtcccagctactcaggaggctgaggtgcgaggatggcttgagcctgggaggcaggagggagaggttgcagtgatccataATAGtgccattccagcctgggaggcagagccaggcagtctcaaaaaaacaaaacaaaaaaacaactttggcCCGTCTTGGAGGCTCACAcctggcctgtaatcctagcacttt
This genomic window from Macaca mulatta isolate MMU2019108-1 chromosome 20, T2T-MMU8v2.0, whole genome shotgun sequence contains:
- the CDIPT gene encoding CDP-diacylglycerol--inositol 3-phosphatidyltransferase isoform X6 — protein: MPDENIFLFVPNLIGTRFGAMLDMLTDRCSTMCLLVNLALLYPRATLFFQLSMSLDVASHWLHLHSSVVRGSESHKMIDLSGNPVLRIYYTSRPALFTLCAGNELFYCLLYLFHFSEGPLGPELPCCLPAVGSVGLFRMGLWVTAPIALLKSLISVIHLITAARNMAALDAADRAKKK
- the CDIPT gene encoding CDP-diacylglycerol--inositol 3-phosphatidyltransferase isoform X4: MPDENIFLFVPNLIGYARIVFAIISFYFMPCCPLTASSFYLLSGLLDAFDGHAARALNQGTRFGAMLDMLTDRCSTMCLLVNLALLYPRATLFFQLSMSLDVASHWLHLHSSVVRGSESHKMIDLSGNPVLRIYYTSRPALFTLCAGNELFYCLLYLFHFSEGPLGPELPCCLPAVGSVGLFRMGLWVTAPIALLKSLISVIHLITAARNMAALDAADRAKKK
- the CDIPT gene encoding CDP-diacylglycerol--inositol 3-phosphatidyltransferase isoform X7; its protein translation is MPDENIFLFVPNLIGTRFGAMLDMLTDRCSTMCLLVNLALLYPRATLFFQLSMSLDVASHWLHLHSSVVRGSESHKMIDLSGNPVLRIYYTSRPALFTLCAGNELFYCLLYLFHFSEGPLVGSVGLFRMGLWVTAPIALLKSLISVIHLITAARNMAALDAADRAKKK
- the CDIPT gene encoding CDP-diacylglycerol--inositol 3-phosphatidyltransferase isoform X8 — its product is MLDMLTDRCSTMCLLVNLALLYPRATLFFQLSMSLDVASHWLHLHSSVVRGSESHKMIDLSGNPVLRIYYTSRPALFTLCAGNELFYCLLYLFHFSEGPLVGSVGLFRMGLWVTAPIALLKSLISVIHLITAARNMAALDAADRAKKK